In bacterium, the genomic stretch CACCCGCACCGGGTGATTGCCGCGCTTGGCGGCGGCGCGACGCCGCGCCAGGTCGACCAGGAGATTGCGCATGATGCCTGAGGCCAAGGCCAGCACGCGAACCCGGTCCTTGGTTGGCGCATGACGTGTCCCGTGCAGGCGCAGATAGGTCTCGTGGACCAGTTCGGTGGGCCGCAACGAGGCCGCCAGCCGGTCGTGACGCAGCCGCGAGCGCGCAATGACGTGCAACTCGCTGTACAACTGCGGCAAGAGGCTTTCGAAATCCTGTTCGGGCTGCATGGTGTCCGGTACGGCTGGGGCTGCGGGTCGACCAAAATCCCCACCATACTACTCCGAATCCCCTCCCCGGACAACAGGGGACCGTTGCGCGGAACGGGCCCTGGTGCCGCTGTTGACACCGGCGCCGGACACCCCGATTGGGACT encodes the following:
- a CDS encoding sigma-70 family RNA polymerase sigma factor encodes the protein MQPEQDFESLLPQLYSELHVIARSRLRHDRLAASLRPTELVHETYLRLHGTRHAPTKDRVRVLALASGIMRNLLVDLARRRAAAKRGNHPVRVTLHDNFAGDDEGVDLLALNDALLRLERLDARSAEIVQMRFFAGLTETEIAAHLGISDRWVRKLWVHARSWLRSELA